Part of the Bacillus cabrialesii genome is shown below.
GAGCCAAATATCAGCTTGAAATGGGCGGCAAAAACCCGGTCATCGTAGCCGATGACGCTGACCTTGAAGCTGCGGCAGAAGCCGTCATTACGGGTGCTTTCCGTTCAACCGGCCAGAAGTGCACCGCGACAAGCCGTGTCATCGTGCAAAGCGGAATTTACGATCGCTTTAAAGAAAAACTTCTCCAGCGCACAAAAGATATTACAATCGGTGACAGCTTACATGAGGATGTCTGGATGGGACCGATCGCCAGCAAGAATCAGCTTGATAACTGCCTGTCGTATATTGAGAAAGGCAAACAGGAGGGCGCTTCCCTTTTGATCGGAGGAGAAAAGCTGGAAGATGGGAAGTATCAAAACGGCTATTATGTTCAGCCCGCCATCTTTGACAATGTGACATCTGAGATGACGATTGCCCAAGAAGAAATCTTCGGTCCGGTGATCGCCCTGATCAAGGTGGACACGATGGAGGAGGCGCTGGACATCGCCAATGATGTGAAGTTCGGCTTAAGCGCATCCATTTTCACGCAAAACATTAGCCGAATGCTTTCATTCATTGATGAAATTGAAGCCGGGCTTGTCCGGATTAACGCGGAAAGCGCGGGTGTTGAGCTTCAAGCGCCGTTTGGCGGCATGAAGCAGTCGAGCTCCCACTCCCGTGAACAGGGTGAGGCGGCGAAGGACTTTTTCACAGCGATCAAAACCGTATTTGTAAAGCCGTAATGGTGCTGGAAAGAGGCGGACGCCTCTTTCCCAGCTTGCTCACAGCCAGCATATGATTCTCTACTTTGAAAAGGAGAAGATACTATGAAAAAAGACTATGCGAATGTTTCACCGGCGGGCAAAAAAACGTCAGTACGCTGGTTCATCGTTTTTATGCTGTTTCTTGTGACCTCTATTAACTACGCGGATCGGGCGACGCTTTCCATCACCGGAGATTCCGTCCAGCATGATCTGGGATTGGACTCGGTCGCTATGGGATATGTGTTTTCAGCTTTTGGCTGGGCTTATGTCATCGGCCAGCTTCCGGGCGGCTGGCTGCTGGACCGATTTGGTTCAAAGACTGTCATAGCGTTAAGCATCTTTTTCTGGTCGTTTTTTACAATGCTGCAAGGGGCGATTGGTTTTTTCACCGCCGGTACAGCGATTATCCTGCTGTTTGCACTTCGTTTTCTGGTAGGCTTGTCCGAAGCGCCTTCATTTCCCGGAAACGGAAGAGTTGTTGCCTCATGGTTCCCAAGCTCCGAGCGCGGGACAGCTTCAGCCTTTTTTAATTCAGCTCAATACTTCGCAATCGTCATTTTTTCTCCTTTAATGGGCTGGCTCACCCACTCCTTCGGCTGGCATTCCGTTTTCGTTGTCATGGGCGCCGCGGGCATCCTATTAGCTGTCATCTGGCTGAAAACGGTGTATGAACCGAAAAAACATCCGAAAGTCAACGAAGCCGAGCTTGCGTACATTGAACAGGGCGGCGGGCTGATTTCCATGGATGACGGCAAAAGCAAGCAGGAAACAGAATCGAAATGGCCCTATATTAAACAGCTGTTAACGAACCGCATGCTGATCGGCGTATACATCGCGCAATATTGCATTACGACTCTCACTTATTTCTTTCTCACATGGTTTCCGGTATATTTGGTTCAAGCCCGCGGAATGTCTATCCTTGAAGCGGGGTTTGTCGCTTCCCTTCCGGCGCTGTGCGGATTTGCCGGCGGCGTGCTTGGAGGCATCGTGTCAGACTTCTTGCTCAAAAAAGGCCGTTCGCTGACCTTTGCAAGAAAAGTGCCGATTATTATCGGCATGCTGCTGTCTTGCAGTATGATCGTCTGCAACTACACAGATTCAGCGTGGCTCGTCGTTGTCATTATGTCACTCGCGTTTTTCGGAAAAGGCTTCGGCGCATTGGGATGGGCTGTCGTGTCGGACACCTCTCCGAAAGAGTGTGCAGGATTGAGCGGCGGTTTGTTCAACACTTTCGGAAATATTGCCTCGATTACAACACCGATTATTATCGGCTACATCGTCAATGCCACAGGATCTTTTAATGGCGCGCTCGTGTTTGTCGGCGCTAACGCGATTGCGGCGATCCTCAGCTACCTGCTGCTGGTCGGGCCGATCAAACGGGTCGTATTGAAGAAACAAGAGCAAGATCCTGATCAATCATTGCCTGTCTAATAATTATGAAAGCGCTTTATACAAGGAGGAGAAAATATGGGTTCACCAATACAAGAGCAGATTCAAAACGAAAAAAGATCGAATATTCCTTCAATTACCGAGATGAAGGTGATCCCTGTTGCGGGACATGATAGCATGCTGCTGAATCTGAGCGGCGCACACAGCCCATTTTTCACCCGGAATATCGTGATCTTAACCGACAGCAGCGGAAATCAGGGAGTCGGAGAGGTGCCTGGCGGAGAACAGATACGCCATACGCTGGAGCTGGTGGAGCCGCTTGTTGTCGGAAAATCCATTGGCGCGTACCAGTCGATATTGCAAACGGTCAGAAAGCAGTTTGCCGATCAGGACAGGGGAGGACGGGGCATCCAGACGTTTGATTTGCGCACCACTGTGCACGCCGTCACCGCGCTGGAAGCCGCGTTGTTGGATTTGCTTGGAAAGTTTCTTCAGGAACCGGTCGCAGCTTTGCTTGGGGAAGGGAAGCAGCGCGATGAAGTGAAAATGCTCGGCTACCTCTTTTACATCGGTGACCGAAAGCGGACGACCTTGCCGTATCAAAGCGATGAGAAGTCAGATTGTGCGTGGTTCCGTCTTCGCCATGAGGAAGCACTGACGCCAGAGGCCATTGTACGCCTTGCCGAATCCGCGCAGGAGCGCTACGGCTTTCAGGATTTCAAGCTGAAAGGCGGGGTGCTGCGGGGAGAGGATGAAATCGAAGCTGTCACCGCGTTATCAAAACGTTTTCCGGAGGCAAGGATCACACTTGATCCGAACGGGGCATGGTCATTAGAGGAAGCCATTGCATTATGCAAAGGAAAGCATGATGTGCTCGCGTATGCGGAAGATCCGTGCGGGGATGAGAACGGCTACTCCGCCCGTGAAGTGATGGCTGAATTCCGCCGGGCTACGGGGCTTCCGACCGCAACAAATATGATAGCGACGGACTGGCGGGAAATGGGTCACGCGATTCAGCTTCACGCGGTGGATATTCCGCTGGCTGATCCGCATTTCTGGACGATGCAGGGTTCAGTGCGAGTTGCGCAAATGTGCCATGATTGGGGTTTGACATGGGGCTCTCACTCCAACAACCATTTTGATATCTCTCTTGCGATGTTTACCCATGTGGCAGCAGCGGCTCCGGGACGCATCACGGCGATTGATACCCATTGGATCTGGCAGGACGGGCAGCGTTTGACGAAACAGCCTTTTGAGATTGCTGATGGCTGTGTGAAGGTGCCGAATAAGCCCGGGCTTGGCGTTGACATTGATATGGAACAAGTGGAAAAAGCGCATGAACTCTATCAAAAAATGAATTTAGGCGCACGGAATGACGCGATCCCTATGCAGTTTCTGATGAGCAATTGGAAGTTTGACCGGAAACGCCCGTGTCTTGTGCGATAAGATTGATTGTAAATATTGTCATAACGGCTATTTTGTCTTACAATTGAACAACTGAAGGGAGAGTTGTTCGTGTACGAAGGTTTAGAAGATCTGAAAGTCGATACAGTCAATCGGAAAACATTAGCCAAGCAGGTCATTGAACGGATTGTCCATTTATTATCAAGCGGACAATTAAAGGCCGGGGATAAATTGCCGACAGAAATGGAACTGATGGACATTTTGCATGTCAGCAGGCCGGTGCTTCGGGAGGCGCTAAGTTCACTTGAAACGCTGGGCGTCATTACGAGAAAAACCCGCGGCGGCACGTATTTCAACGACAAAATCGGCATGCAGCCATTTTCCGTCATGCTTGCTTTGGCCACTGATAATCTTCCGGCTATCATTGAAGCGCGGATGGCGTTAGAACTCGGGCTCGTGACGATTGCCGCGGAAAAAATCAATGAGGATGAGCTTCAGCGTTTGCGGAAGACGATCGACGACATCGCCAACAGCACTGACAATCTTTATGGTGAAGCAGATAAAGAATTCCATCGAATTATTGCGTTAAGTGCCAATAACCCCGTTGTTGAAGGGATGATTCAGTCTCTCTTAATCACCCATGCGAAAATTGACAGCCAGATTCCGTACAGGGAGAGAGATGTAACGGTTGAATATCACAAAAAAATCTACGACGCTCTTGCTAAAAGAGACCCTTACAAAGCGCATTACCACATGTATGAGCATCTGAAATTTGTCCGTGACAAAATTCTGAAGGGCATGGATGAGAAATAATTGCAGAGACAGCCGCAGTTGAAACGAAAGAGCTGCGGCTTTTTTGAACCGATTAAGAAAGCGTTTACTATGATATAAGGAGTGATTTTCATATGGCGATGAACCTCAGGCAGAACCAAGAGCCCCTTTACATCAAAGTGAATGAAACAGATAACACGGCGATTATTGTCAATGACGGGGGACTGCCAAAGGGCACTGTTTTTTCATGCGGGCTCGTACTTGAAGAGGATGTCCCTCAAGGCCATAAGGTGGCGTTAACCGATCTCAATCAAGGGGATGAGATCGTGCGTTACGGAGAGGTGATCGGATTTGCCGACGAGACGATCAAACGAGGGAGCTGGATACGGGAAGCCCTCGTGAGAATGCCCGCTCCTCCGGCGTTAGACGATCTTCCTCTCGCAAACAGAGTGCCGAAGCCGCTTCCCCCTCTTGAAGGATATACGTTTGAAGGGTACCGGAACGCGGACGGCAGTGCCGGCACGAAAAATATTCTCGGCATCACCACAAGTGTTCAATGTGTCGTTGGCGTTTTGGATTATGCGGTCAAACGGATCAAAGAAGAGCTGCTGCCCAAATATCCAAACGTCGATGACGTTGTGCCGCTGCATCATCAATACGGCTGCGGCGTGGCGATCAATGCGCCGGATGCCATCATTCCGATCCGCACGATTCAAAATCTCGCGAAGCACCCGAACTTCGGCGGAGAAGTGATGGTGATCGGATTGGGATGTGAAAAGCTCCTCCCGGCAAGAATTGTCTCTGAGAATCCTGATGATATCCTATCACTCCAAGATCACCAAGGTTTTGCGGCGATGATTCAATCCATTTTGGAAATGGCGGAGGAACGGTTAATCAGGCTGAACAGCAGAACCCGTGTGACCTGCCCTGTTTCTGATCTGGTGATCGGCCTGCAATGCGGCGGCAGTGATGCGTTTTCCGGCGTGACGGCGAATCCTGCCGTGGGGTATGCGGCTGATTTATTGGTTCGGGCAGGTGCGACGGTTTTGTTTTCTGAAGTGACAGAGGTGCGGGATGCGATTCATTTATTAACGCCGCGGGCTGTCAGTGAAGAGGTTGGACAATCGCTGATCAACGAGATGAAGTGGTATGACAGCTATCTCCGGCGGGGAGAAGCTGACCGCAGCGCGAACCCGTCACCAGGCAATAAAAAAGGCGGATTATCCAATGTGGTGGAAAAAGCGTTAGGCTCGGTAGCCAAATCAGGCACAAGCCCCATCTCCGGCGTGCTCGGCCCAGGTGAAAGAGCGGAGCAAAAAGGCCTGCTGTTCGCGGCGACACCGGCAAGCGATTTCGTGTGCGGTACCCTTCAGCTGGCGGCAGGCATGAATCTGCAGGTTTTTACGACAGGAAGGGGAACACCGTACGGCCTGGCGGCTGCCCCGGTGCTGAAAGTATCGACACGGCATTCCTTATCAGAGCATTGGGCTGATTTAATCGATATCAATGCCGGTCGAATCGCAACAGGAGAGGCCGGTATCGAAGACGTAGGATGGGAGATTTTCAGGACGATTCTCGATGTGGCAAGCGGCCGCAAACAAACGTGGGCGGACCATTGGGGCCTTCATAATGATTTGTGCTTGTTTAATCCTGCTCCTGTGACTTGATTCATGTTTTTATAGCGAGAATATGGAATATGCTGTAAAGTGAAAATCAGCGTATAGGAAACGGAGGGGTTACAGCATGGCATTCATGAGATTCCGAGTGACACGAATTCAATAGTGAGCGACTCTCGCCTGAATGCGAGAGAATCGGGATGAATCCGCCTATATATGAACCCTTATACTATCATCATAAAGAGGGTGGCGATGCCTGCCTTCTTTTTTTCTGCCTTCAAACATCCCTTCTCTCTACTTCAGGCCGGAGCATGAGAAAGGGGAAATAGAATGACAAACCTTACAGAAAAACAGGTTATCACGGAGATTGTCAGAGTTGCACGCAAGCAAGGTTTGACAGTTCACTCTAAGAACGCGCAATTGAATGAAACCGGAATGGACTTTCAAGTTGTATTTGCCGAGGACGATACAGGTATGCAATGGGTGCTGCGAAAACCTCGCCGAAGTGATGTAGTTGAAAGAGCATATGCGGAAGGCAGAACGCTTGCTTTTCTCAGCGCGAATCTTACAGCTGATGTGCCGGATTGGAGAATTCATACACCTGAATTGATCGCTTACCCCATGTTAAAAGGAACGCCGACGGCTGGGGTTGATTTGGAACAGAAGCAATATGTATGGAACATGAATCATCAGCCGCCGTCAGACAATTTTGTCCACACACTTGCCGGCATACTGGCAGAATTACATGGCACGGATCAAATATCTGCTGGGCAATCCGGAATAGAAGTGATAAGTCCAGAAGATTTCAGGCGAATGGCAGCAGACTCTATGGTTGATGTGAAGAATAAGCTTGGCGTATCTAAACAGCTTTGGGAAAGATGGCAAACGTGGATAAATGATGATGCATATTGGCCGGATTTCTCTACTTTGATACACGGCGATCTCCACCCGCCGCATATCCTTATCGACCAAAATGAACGTGTCGCAGGTCTTCTGGATTGGACAGAAGCGAAAGTTGCCGACCCAGCCAAGGATTTTGTTCTTTATCAAACCATTTTCGGAGAAAAAGAAACTGCCCGTTTACTTGAATACTATAATCAAGCAGGCGGCCGAATATGGGCAAAAATGCACGAACACATTTCAGAAATGCAGGCGGCGTATCCGCTGGAAATTGCCAAGTTCGCTCTGCAAACACAGCAGGAGGAACACATCAATATGGCGCTGGAAGCACTTGGCGTCAAACCGGGTTAAGAATTGACTTCATTTCATTAAGCAAGTATTATAAACTTTACAAATAATAGAACGGATCAACAATCGTGAGGAAGAGTAAGTACGCATCGGAATGGAGGTTCAGAGAGTCGGTGGCAGGTGTGAACCGGCCCTCCCCTGATGCCGAATGGGCTTCTGAATTGCTTTGCTGAACGGATAGTAGGCAATGCCGGGATTCTCTCCCCGTTACCAAGAGAGAAGTATCGAAACGGATGTTTTCTGTACTGAGAGTGAACGGCTGTAAAGCTGTTAATAAAGGTGGTACCGCGAGACCCTCGTCCTTTGCATAGGACGGGGGTTTTTGTGTTTCTTAAAGGAGGTGACGGCCAATGGATGATGGCTGGTGGTGCATAACAGATGAACAGGAAAGGAGGATATCAAATGGTCATTGCAACTGATGATCTTGAGGTCGCATGTCCTAGATGTGAAAGAGCTGGAGAAATTGAAGGAAAACCTTGCCCGGCCTGCAGCGGGAAAGGTGTTATTCTGACTGCACAAGGATATACGCTTCTGGATTTTATCCAAAAGCATTTGAACAAGTAAAGGAAAAAAGCTGAGCAGAGATGAGAGCAGAAGAGAAGAGGAAGATTCGCAAGGCCGCATCAGGTACAATTTTTTTGCTGATCGGAACGGTTTGTTTTGCGTCTAAGTCAATTTGGATTAAATGGGCATATCAAATGGGGGCTGAGCCAGACGCGGTGTTGTTATACAGACAGCTGTTTGCTGTTCCGCTGTTTTGGCTGATTTTCTTGTTATACCGTCCTTCAATGCCAGACGGCAATAAAAAAGGAGGCCTAGTGAAGGCTTGTGGCGCGGGCGTGTTTTGTTTTTTTCTGTCTCCCTTGCTTGATTTTATCGGGCTGAACCATGTATCCGCAATGGTTGAGCGTATGTTGCTGATGAGCTGTCCAATATTTGTAATCGTATTTACCGCATGCCGTGACCGGAAAATGGTCTCCATTCAGGATCTTTTCACAGTGCTGGCAGTCATGTTCGGCCTTTTCTTTGCGCTTGGCGGCTGGGATACTGAGCTCTTTCAGGCAAACATGATTGAATCTGCATTCATTTTGTTATCCTCAGCCGTCTATGCTGGTTATCTTGTCCTTTCCGGGCGGCTCGTTCATCAAATTGGAAGCATCCGTCTTAATGCGTACGGGATGACAGCTGCCGGAGCGGCCATGATGCTTTACATTGGCGTCAAATCGACGGTCGGTATGAATATACCAATAGCAGCATATCCGCTTGCTGTCTATGGTTTGTTTGTGTTCATCGCAGTCGTGACCACTGTGATTCCATTTGTGCTGATGCTTGAGGGCATAAAACGAATAGGGGCACAGCGAGCTGCCATCATTTCAATGGCAGGGCCTGTCCTGACGATTTTCTATGGGGCTTTATTTCTCGGTGAACGGCTCCGGCTTATTCAAGCCGTCGGATGCGCAGCCGTATTTTTGATCATTACGGGCATGGAATATAGGAAACTGGTAACAGGAAAAAATAAATAATTTTGTAAAACACACACGTTTTTCAACTACAATAAGTGTAATTACGTGTGTGTTTTTTGATTTTGAAAGGTTAGGTGAGAAGATGCAGCGCATATTGCTTGTGGAAGACGACCATTCCATCAGTGAAATGGTAGGCCATTATTTAACAAAAGAAGGCTTTGAGATAGTGCATGCCTTCGATGGGGAGGAAGGCATCCGGCTGTTTCGGCAGGATTCATACGATTTGATTCTCCTTGATATCATGCTCCCGAGGCTGAACGGCATGGATTTTCTGAAAATCATCCGGGAGAAAAGCAACGTTCCGGTTTTGATGATTTCAGCAAAAGACGGAGACGTGGACAAGGCATTGGGGCTGGGGTTTGGGGCGGATGATTATATCGCCAAACCGTTTTCGATGATTGAGCTGACAGCAAGAGTAAAAGCCGCGATACGGCGGGCGACGCAATATTCGGCGGAGGAACCGGCTGAGAATAAGGTGATCCGGATTCATCAGCTAGCGATAGATATAGACAATGTCTCAGTTATGAAAAACGGGGAACCGCTTCAGCTAACGTCAACAGAATGGCAGCTGCTGTGCCTATTTGCGGCAAATCCTAAAAAAGTGTTTACGAAAGAACAAATTTACCGTTCCGTCTGGAATGAAGAGTATTTTGGCGATCAAAATATTATTAACGTACATATGCGGCGGCTTAGAGAAAAGATTGAAGATGACCCCTCTGCACCTCAATACATAAAAACGTTATGGGGCATCGGTTATAAATTAGGAGAGTTTTAGCATGGCGGTGTTATGGATGGCCCTTGTCATTGTTCTGTCGTGTCTGAATGTGATTCAATTCATGATGAAAAAGAAGCGGGACGGGAATCTGGCATACACGGCGGAAAAGCTTGACGCCTTGCTCAACAGTGATTCGGCAGGGCGAATCTTGCTTCAAACAGATGATCAGGCGCTTAAAAATTTGCTTATCAACATCAACCTATTGGTCGAAAATCGTCAGCAGGTCACCGCTCAGTTCGCCAAAACAGAACAATCCATGAAGCGGATGCTGACCAATATGTCGCACGACTTGAAAACGC
Proteins encoded:
- the garD gene encoding galactarate dehydratase; the protein is MAMNLRQNQEPLYIKVNETDNTAIIVNDGGLPKGTVFSCGLVLEEDVPQGHKVALTDLNQGDEIVRYGEVIGFADETIKRGSWIREALVRMPAPPALDDLPLANRVPKPLPPLEGYTFEGYRNADGSAGTKNILGITTSVQCVVGVLDYAVKRIKEELLPKYPNVDDVVPLHHQYGCGVAINAPDAIIPIRTIQNLAKHPNFGGEVMVIGLGCEKLLPARIVSENPDDILSLQDHQGFAAMIQSILEMAEERLIRLNSRTRVTCPVSDLVIGLQCGGSDAFSGVTANPAVGYAADLLVRAGATVLFSEVTEVRDAIHLLTPRAVSEEVGQSLINEMKWYDSYLRRGEADRSANPSPGNKKGGLSNVVEKALGSVAKSGTSPISGVLGPGERAEQKGLLFAATPASDFVCGTLQLAAGMNLQVFTTGRGTPYGLAAAPVLKVSTRHSLSEHWADLIDINAGRIATGEAGIEDVGWEIFRTILDVASGRKQTWADHWGLHNDLCLFNPAPVT
- a CDS encoding DMT family transporter, which gives rise to MRAEEKRKIRKAASGTIFLLIGTVCFASKSIWIKWAYQMGAEPDAVLLYRQLFAVPLFWLIFLLYRPSMPDGNKKGGLVKACGAGVFCFFLSPLLDFIGLNHVSAMVERMLLMSCPIFVIVFTACRDRKMVSIQDLFTVLAVMFGLFFALGGWDTELFQANMIESAFILLSSAVYAGYLVLSGRLVHQIGSIRLNAYGMTAAGAAMMLYIGVKSTVGMNIPIAAYPLAVYGLFVFIAVVTTVIPFVLMLEGIKRIGAQRAAIISMAGPVLTIFYGALFLGERLRLIQAVGCAAVFLIITGMEYRKLVTGKNK
- the gudP gene encoding glucarate transporter GudP; this translates as MKKDYANVSPAGKKTSVRWFIVFMLFLVTSINYADRATLSITGDSVQHDLGLDSVAMGYVFSAFGWAYVIGQLPGGWLLDRFGSKTVIALSIFFWSFFTMLQGAIGFFTAGTAIILLFALRFLVGLSEAPSFPGNGRVVASWFPSSERGTASAFFNSAQYFAIVIFSPLMGWLTHSFGWHSVFVVMGAAGILLAVIWLKTVYEPKKHPKVNEAELAYIEQGGGLISMDDGKSKQETESKWPYIKQLLTNRMLIGVYIAQYCITTLTYFFLTWFPVYLVQARGMSILEAGFVASLPALCGFAGGVLGGIVSDFLLKKGRSLTFARKVPIIIGMLLSCSMIVCNYTDSAWLVVVIMSLAFFGKGFGALGWAVVSDTSPKECAGLSGGLFNTFGNIASITTPIIIGYIVNATGSFNGALVFVGANAIAAILSYLLLVGPIKRVVLKKQEQDPDQSLPV
- the mphK gene encoding macrolide 2'-phosphotransferase MphK; this encodes MTNLTEKQVITEIVRVARKQGLTVHSKNAQLNETGMDFQVVFAEDDTGMQWVLRKPRRSDVVERAYAEGRTLAFLSANLTADVPDWRIHTPELIAYPMLKGTPTAGVDLEQKQYVWNMNHQPPSDNFVHTLAGILAELHGTDQISAGQSGIEVISPEDFRRMAADSMVDVKNKLGVSKQLWERWQTWINDDAYWPDFSTLIHGDLHPPHILIDQNERVAGLLDWTEAKVADPAKDFVLYQTIFGEKETARLLEYYNQAGGRIWAKMHEHISEMQAAYPLEIAKFALQTQQEEHINMALEALGVKPG
- the gudD gene encoding glucarate dehydratase; amino-acid sequence: MGSPIQEQIQNEKRSNIPSITEMKVIPVAGHDSMLLNLSGAHSPFFTRNIVILTDSSGNQGVGEVPGGEQIRHTLELVEPLVVGKSIGAYQSILQTVRKQFADQDRGGRGIQTFDLRTTVHAVTALEAALLDLLGKFLQEPVAALLGEGKQRDEVKMLGYLFYIGDRKRTTLPYQSDEKSDCAWFRLRHEEALTPEAIVRLAESAQERYGFQDFKLKGGVLRGEDEIEAVTALSKRFPEARITLDPNGAWSLEEAIALCKGKHDVLAYAEDPCGDENGYSAREVMAEFRRATGLPTATNMIATDWREMGHAIQLHAVDIPLADPHFWTMQGSVRVAQMCHDWGLTWGSHSNNHFDISLAMFTHVAAAAPGRITAIDTHWIWQDGQRLTKQPFEIADGCVKVPNKPGLGVDIDMEQVEKAHELYQKMNLGARNDAIPMQFLMSNWKFDRKRPCLVR
- the rtpA gene encoding anti-TRAP regulator; translated protein: MVIATDDLEVACPRCERAGEIEGKPCPACSGKGVILTAQGYTLLDFIQKHLNK
- the ycbL gene encoding two-component system response regulator YcbL, with the protein product MLVEDDHSISEMVGHYLTKEGFEIVHAFDGEEGIRLFRQDSYDLILLDIMLPRLNGMDFLKIIREKSNVPVLMISAKDGDVDKALGLGFGADDYIAKPFSMIELTARVKAAIRRATQYSAEEPAENKVIRIHQLAIDIDNVSVMKNGEPLQLTSTEWQLLCLFAANPKKVFTKEQIYRSVWNEEYFGDQNIINVHMRRLREKIEDDPSAPQYIKTLWGIGYKLGEF
- a CDS encoding FadR/GntR family transcriptional regulator; translated protein: MYEGLEDLKVDTVNRKTLAKQVIERIVHLLSSGQLKAGDKLPTEMELMDILHVSRPVLREALSSLETLGVITRKTRGGTYFNDKIGMQPFSVMLALATDNLPAIIEARMALELGLVTIAAEKINEDELQRLRKTIDDIANSTDNLYGEADKEFHRIIALSANNPVVEGMIQSLLITHAKIDSQIPYRERDVTVEYHKKIYDALAKRDPYKAHYHMYEHLKFVRDKILKGMDEK